The genomic stretch CCCGTCGATCCGCCCGAACCGCTCCAGCGCCAGCCCCGCCAGCGCCTCGCACTGCCGCTCGTCGGTGATGTCCGTCGTCCGGTACGCGGTGTGCGCCCCGCCCGGATCGATCTCCGCCGCGCTCTTGGCGAGGTTGGCCTCCGTCCGCGCCCCGAGGACCGCGTTCCCGCCGTCCCGTACGACCGCCGCCGCGATCTGATGGCCGAGTCCGGGCCCGACCCCCGACACGACCACGGTCCTGTCCGCGAGCAGTGCCATTTCGTCCCCTCCTGTCCCTGGACCTCTATCTGACGGAGCGTCAGAGTATGGGCGACCGCTGGAACAGGAAAGGGGAACCGCATGAGCGACGACACCCGCGGCGACGACACCCGCAGCGACGTCTACGCCGAACTGGCCGCCGTCGGCCCGTACGGAGTCCGCCCGGGCCACGCCCTGATCACCATGGTCGAACCGCACCCGGGCCATGAGTACGCCTACAACCGCTGGTACGAGGACGATCACTACTACGCCGGCGCCATGGCCATGCCCTGGATGTACTCGGGCCGCCGCTGGGTCGCCACCCGGGATCTCCAGCTCCTGCGCGAGCCCGAGAAGTCGGCCGTGGCCCAGCCCGTCACCGCGGGCTGCTACCTCTCGACGTACTGGATCACCGCGGGCCGCTACGCCGACCACATGAAGTGGACCGTCGCCATCAACAAGCGCCTCAACCGCGACGCCCGCGTCTACCAGGACCGCACCCACGTCTTCACCGCGTTCCAGGACCACGAGGCCACGGTGTACCGCGACGGCGCCGCCGGACCCCGGGACTTCCACGCGCTGGACCACCCGTACGCGGGCCTGGTCCTGGAGGTGATCGACGCCGAGTCGGCCGAGCAGCGCGCCGAACTTCTGGAGTGGCTGCGCGCCCGCCACCTCCCCAAGCGCCTCGCGGGCTCCCCGGCCGCCATGGTGACGATCTTCCGGCCCACCCCGCTCCCCGGCGACCGGATGACCTACGTCAAGCAGGTCGAGGGCGTGGACACGCGGCTGACGCTGCTGTGGTTCCTGGAAGCGGATCCGCGGGAGTGCTGGGAGCCGTACTTCACGGGCCTGAGCGCGGAAGGGCTCGGGCGGATCGAGTTGCTGGCCCCCTTCGTCCCGACGGTCCCCGGCACCGACAAGTACGTGGACCGACTGCGGTGAAGGACTACTTCAGCTCGTCCGGACACGGGGTGCCCCGCTGCACGTCGTAGGGCGCCGCCAGCCGGTAGACGCCCGCCTTCGGGGCCACCAGCATCGTCCACTGGTCCCCGAGCGCGTCCTCCTCGGTCTCCAGCAGGCAGCCGTTGACGTTGTCGTACGTCTTCGGCTCGCCGTCCGGGCGGTCCTTGGACGCCTCCGTCTCCTGGGGCGGATCGAGCTTCTTGCCCTCGGCGTCGACGAGGCTCAGCCACGGCGAGTACGGGATCCGGATCAGCACCCGGCCCGGCTCGCTCACCCGCATCGTCCACTCGCCCTGCTCGGCCCGTTCCACCACGGTGTTCGGCTCGGCCAGCGGCGCCGGGTCGATCACCTGGAACAGCTGCCAGTTGGCGTCGCCCCACACCTGCTTCAGATACGGCATCCCGCGCTGCACCAGCTGCCGCTCGCGCTTGCCGCCGTCCCCGTCCGGCTCGTCCTTCGGCACCACCACGAAGTGCACCGCCCAGCGGTTCAGCCACTCCAGATAGTTCGCCGAGTTCAGGGTGTCGTCGTAGAAGAGCGGGTTGCGCTCCATGTCGGCCTGGCGGTTCCAGCCGCGGGCGAGATTGACGTACGGCGCGAGCGCGGACGCCTCGCGGTGCGAGCGGGCCGGGACGACCTCCACCCGGCCCTTCTCGGCGCCGACCTCCTGGAGCTCGTTGACCAGCGGCGCCAGCTCGCGGGCCCAGGAGGCGGCCGGGGTGGTGTGCACGATGTCGACGACCGTCTTCGCGCCGATCCACACCGTGAACCCGACGACGGCCAGCACGGTGGCGTACCACTTGCGCGAGCGCGGCACCGTGAACGGCAGCGCGGCCACCAGCGCGACGCCCGCGAACAGCATGGACAGGCGGGTGATGTTGGAGCCGATCTGCGAGCTGATCAGCCACACCAGCAGCACCGACAGCGCGTAGACCGCCGAGGTGAGCCGGACCGTCGTCCACTCCTTGGGGACGAGGAAGAGCACCAGCACCGCGGAGGCGAACGGCAGCAGCACCGAGGCGACGTTCATCGGCTGCGTCCCGGAGAAGGGGAACAGCAGCGCCGACACGGCCACCACCGCGGCCGGCGCGAGCCCCAGCGCCCAGGCGCCGGGCCGCCGCTTCTGGAGGAACAGCGCCACCGCGACCAAACCGACGAACAGTCCGGCGACCGGCGAGGCCATCGTCGCGAGCGCGGCCAGCGGGGCCGCGGCGAGCGCCTTCGCCCAGCGCTTGTAGCGCCAGCGGTACGGCCAGCAGAACACGACCGCCACCGCGCCGAGCGCGAACATCGTGCCGAGCCCGTAGGTGACCCGGCCCGAGGCCGCGTTGCACAGGAGCGCGAACACCCCGGCCAGCGCGGCCCACAGGGGATTGCGCACGGAGCGGCTGCGGATGAGGACGAGCGTGAGGAGCCCGGCGGAGACGGTCCCGGCGATCATCATCGTCGTCCGGACGCCCAGCACGGACATCAGATACGGCGAGACGACGCTGTACGACACCGGATGCATGCCGCCGTACCAGGCCAGGTTGTACGCGGAGTCCGGGTGGCGGCCGACGAACTCGGCCCAGGCGTCCTGGGCGGCGAGGTCGCCGCCGCTGTTGGCGAAGGTGAAGAACCAGACGATGTGCAGGACACCGGCGAGGGCGGTGACGGAGAGGACGGGGTGGCGGAGGAGTCGCTCACGGAGGGTGAGGAAGGCGGCCCTCGGGCCGGTCTTCTCCGGCTCCCCGGCCGGCTCCTCTGCCGGGGGTGCGGGCACGCGTATTCGCGGGCCGGTTCCCGGGCCCGTCTCGGCGGCGTCGTTGTCGGCGCGCGTCGGCTCAGCGGTGGCCACCGTTAAGGCACTCCCCGTGGTGTCCTGTGTTCTGTTCTGGCCGCGTCGAGTTTCCCGCGTGTTGTCGGCCCTGTCCCTGAGGTTTTCCCGGTCGTGCCTTGTGGGCGGCGACCTGACCCGTTTCGTGACGCTAGCACGCAGCCCGCCGAGCGGCTCCCGGGGTGGGGGCGGCCGACGGGCTGCGGTGCTTTTGTCTTCTAGAGGATGCGAGTGAGCTTCGCCATGAACCCGGGCTCGACGAGGTCGGTCCGGAGCGCCACCGGCACCTTGACCGCGCCCGCGGTACCGCCGTCGCCGACGGTGAGCGTGCCGACCTTGGTACCGGCCTTCGCCTCGTGCGGTACCTCGTCGGCGGCGAAGTCCAGCTCCACCTTCAGGCCCGACCAGCCGGCCGCCTTGACGTCCTTCGTCGCGACGACGGCGGTACGGCCGCCGAGGCCGTCGTCGACGTATCCGACGACGTCGCCCTTCTTCAGCAGCGTCGCCGACTCCAGGGCGTTCTGTGCCGCGGTGATCAGCTTGTCGCCGGAGTCGAGCGCGGCGGCGAGGATGCCACCGCCCGCGTCCGGCTGCCGCACGACGGCGCCGACGATGGTCCGCGTCTCGCCACCGACGTCCTGCTTCGCGGCGAACACGAGGTTGCCGAGGGCGGAGGTGGTGGTGCCGGTCTTGATGCCGACGACGTTGTTCTTCCCCACCAACTGATTCCAGTTGCCGTGGTTCTGCCCCTTGTAGTCGTCGTAGGACATCATCGCGGCGACTTCGCGGAAGGCGGGGGACTCCATGGCAGCCTTGGCGAGCTTGACCTGGTCGACGGCGGTGGAGACGGTGGTGTCGTTGAGCCCGGAGGGATCGGTGTAGGTCGTGTTGCTCATCCCGAGGTCCTCGGCGGCGGAGTTCATCTTCTCCACGAAGGCCTTCTCGGAACCGGCGTCCCAGCGGGCAAGCAGCCGGGCGACATTGTTCGCGGACGCGATGAGAATGCTCTCCAGGGCCTCGCGCTGAGTGATGGAGTCACCGGCGAAGACGTCCACGGTGGATTCCTGCCCGGCGTCCGACTGCTCCTCGGCAGCCTGATCAATCTCGATCTTGGGGCCCTCTTCCCCACTCTTGAGAGGGTGATCGCGAAGGATGACGTAGGCGGTCATGACCTTGGCGACACTGGCGATCGGCACGGGCTTCTGCTCCCCGGAGGAGCCGAAGGTGCCGATGCCCTGGACATCGAGCGCGGCCTGTCCGTCGGCGGGCCAGGGGATGTCGACCTTGGACCCCTCGAAGGTGTAGGAGGACTCCGCGGTGAGGTCGAGGGTGGGGGTGGGTACGGGCCGCACGGACTGCACGATCGCGAACACGATGACGAGCAGCAGTACGAGCGGGGTCCAGATCTTCACCCGCCGCACCAGGGTCCGCACCGGCGTCTCCGGCGGCGGCGGGGTGTTGGTCAGCTCGGCCAACAGGTCGAGCGGCGGCTTGGGCGGCAGCGGCTGCTGCGTCGTCCGCTCCGGGCCGACCTGGGGGATGGCGGTGGTGATGTCCGACTTGAGCGGCACGAACCGCAGCGCGGTGGTCGGCTGATCAACGGCCTTGGCTCCGCCATCGCCCGTCTTCTTCCCACCCGCACCATCCCTGCGGCTTGCGTCGCCGGGTGCGGGTGGCCCCTGCGGGGCGGACTCGCCGTCGGCGGGCGCGGGTGGGGTGGTCTTGGGTTGGGTGGGGGCGGGGGTGGCCTTGCCGGCGGCGGGCGCGGGCGCGGCGGACTCGGCATCGGCCGGCGCGGCCGGGGTGGCCTTGCCTTCGGCGGGGGCCGAGGTGGCTTTGTCGGCGGCGGATGCGGGCGCGGGCCGGGCGGACTCGTCGTCGGCGGTGGCGGGCGGGGTGGTCTTGCCCTGGGTGGGCGCCGGGGCGGCTTTGCCGTCGACGCGTGCGAGCAGGGTGGTCTTGGCGTCCACGGGCGTGGAGGCGTCGCGCGGGGCGCCCTTGGCGGCGTCGGGCTCGGCCGTGGGCCGGGCGTCGCCGGTGGCGGGCGCGGCTGCGGTCCGGGGGTCGCCGGTGGCGGCGGTGGTGTCTCGTTCGGTGGTCTTGGCGCCGCTGGTGGGTGCGGGGGCGTCGGCCGACGGGCTCTTGTCGGCTGTGTGGGCGGGCTGGGCGTCCTGGGCTGGGGCCCTGTCGTCCGTGGCGTCCGGCGCCTCGTCGGCGGCTTCCGGCTGCTCCTCGGTGGACGTGGCGGCTTCCGGCTCGGTGTCCGCGTCGGCGTCCGAGTCGTCGGCGGTGGCCTCCGACTCGGGCTTTGCATCCTGGGGCGCCTCGTCCTTCGCGGCGGGGTCGGTGTCGTCGTCCGACTCATCCCCGGCAGGGGCGTCTTCGCTGTCAACCTCAGCCCCGGGCTTCGCGTCCTCGGGGTCGGTGGCAACCCGCTCTGCCTCCCCGGCGCGGGTGACATCGCTGTCGGCGTCAGCCTCGGCGGCAGCGTCAGCGTCGGTGTCGGCTTCCGCCGTACCCGCCGCCTCGGGCTCCGCCGCCTCCGGCGTCTCCGTGCCCCCGGTCGCGCGCTCGTCGCCGCTTGCCACCCAGGCCGCTACGGCGGCGCGCAGGCGGTCGTTGGCGGGCGGGGTGGCGGCCTCCGCCTCGGGCTGGGTCGGTTCCTCGGAGGCTTCGGAGGTCTCGGACGACTCGGACGGCTCCGAGGGGTCCGGGGTCGACTTCCTGGCCTCTGCCAGGTCCTGGGCCGACAACACTCGGGTTGCCGTGTCCACGCCTCCGCGGGACATCGCGAGGCGGGGGTCGGTGGAATTGTTCCGGGGTTCCGGAACCGCACCCGCGCTCCCCGACGTCGGTT from Streptomyces davaonensis JCM 4913 encodes the following:
- a CDS encoding D-alanyl-D-alanine carboxypeptidase — its product is MAGESPDSSKQRESSAEPTSGSAGAVPEPRNNSTDPRLAMSRGGVDTATRVLSAQDLAEARKSTPDPSEPSESSETSEASEEPTQPEAEAATPPANDRLRAAVAAWVASGDERATGGTETPEAAEPEAAGTAEADTDADAAAEADADSDVTRAGEAERVATDPEDAKPGAEVDSEDAPAGDESDDDTDPAAKDEAPQDAKPESEATADDSDADADTEPEAATSTEEQPEAADEAPDATDDRAPAQDAQPAHTADKSPSADAPAPTSGAKTTERDTTAATGDPRTAAAPATGDARPTAEPDAAKGAPRDASTPVDAKTTLLARVDGKAAPAPTQGKTTPPATADDESARPAPASAADKATSAPAEGKATPAAPADAESAAPAPAAGKATPAPTQPKTTPPAPADGESAPQGPPAPGDASRRDGAGGKKTGDGGAKAVDQPTTALRFVPLKSDITTAIPQVGPERTTQQPLPPKPPLDLLAELTNTPPPPETPVRTLVRRVKIWTPLVLLLVIVFAIVQSVRPVPTPTLDLTAESSYTFEGSKVDIPWPADGQAALDVQGIGTFGSSGEQKPVPIASVAKVMTAYVILRDHPLKSGEEGPKIEIDQAAEEQSDAGQESTVDVFAGDSITQREALESILIASANNVARLLARWDAGSEKAFVEKMNSAAEDLGMSNTTYTDPSGLNDTTVSTAVDQVKLAKAAMESPAFREVAAMMSYDDYKGQNHGNWNQLVGKNNVVGIKTGTTTSALGNLVFAAKQDVGGETRTIVGAVVRQPDAGGGILAAALDSGDKLITAAQNALESATLLKKGDVVGYVDDGLGGRTAVVATKDVKAAGWSGLKVELDFAADEVPHEAKAGTKVGTLTVGDGGTAGAVKVPVALRTDLVEPGFMAKLTRIL